In Bosea sp. PAMC 26642, the DNA window GAGCTCCGCGATGAAGCCGGTGATCTGGCGCGCGACCTTCAGCGCCAACTGGTGGTGCGGCTTGAAGAACATCGCGTCGATCATCTCGTCGGCCGAGCTCGGGTAGAACTTCGGCGGCTGCGGGGGCCTGGGCTCCTGCGCCGCCCTCTGCGCGGCCTCGGCCTGCTGCTGGAGGACGGCGGCCGTGTACTTCGGCAGCACGGAGGGCGACTTGCCTTCCGCGACCTCGCGCCAGGCGCCGAGCGCGCTCCGGATGGCTCCGAGCGTGCGCGTGGCGATGCGCGAGTGCCGGTGGACCAAGTCGCCGAGTTCGACCTTGGCCGCGTCGTGGACGTAGGCCGTGTGGTGCGGGTCGAGCGAGACGATCTCCTCCTTCAGGCGCCGCGCCTCCGCGCCCTTCGGGTCCTTGGCGACGGCGGCCTTCATGCGCGAGCGCAGGGTCGCGGTCAGCGCCTTGATGTCGTCGGGGTCGGTCGCCTTGACAAGGCGCTCCAGCTCGAGGCGCTCGTGGGCGAGCGCGACCTCCTTGGTGACGTGCCGCTCCTTGGCCTGCGCGAACCTCAGCGCCGCCGTCCGGTAGGCCCGCTTCATCGCGCTCGAGGCGAGCTTGGCCAGGCCGCCGCGGCGGCCGAGGTACTGCGCCTCCTTCTCGACCTTCAGAAGGGCGGTGAGGCTGGCCTGCGTGGCGCGCTTCAGCTCGGCCGCCGTCGCGAAGCCGGCCGCCCGCTCGCGGGTGAGCTTGTCGATCTCGTGCTCGACGAGGCGCTTGGTCAGGTCGTTGTCGATGCGAAGGCGATCGCCGGAGCGCACCTTGTCCTCGATCATCTTCTTGACCGACTTCATCGCCTCGACTTCGAGGCCCATGTCCTTGTAGCTGCGCGCGTCGTAGCGGACGGGGACGCCCGAGGCGATCATCCGGGCGTTGACCACCTCGGCAAAGCGCTTTCGCTCATCCCCCACGAAATGATCGCGGTAGTCCGAAGGGACTTTTTGGCGCAGTGGGTAAATTTTCTTTTCGCCCTTGCCGCGCGTCTTGGGCACGAGCTCCGATGCGGCAAAATTCCACATCACAATGTCTGGCTTCGACGCCCGCCCGTGATGTTTTCCACCTTCCGGCCAAGCCTCCTTCCAAGCCGGCCGATTCAGCAGCACGATATGAGCGTGGAAGTTGCGACTGTCGTTTTTACCGGCGACGGGCGCGTGCAGGACGACCCAGAACGGCACCCTGTCGTGGCGGTACTTCTGGGTGAACTCTTCCATAATATGGCGCCGGTCTACCGCGGAGCACTCGTGCGGCAGCTCCAAAATAAAACGGTGCTGCAGCGTGGCATTGGCGCGTTCGGGATGTTCTTCGACCAAATCGCAAAACGCCATGCGCTCCTCGGTCGTCTCGCCCATTTCCTCGGTTCCGAAAGAGAAGGCGATCTCGGTCACCTTGGAGGCCGCCGCGCCCGGCTTGGCGTTGGCGGCGATCTTCTCCTCATCCTCGAGGTAACCCTGGATCTCGGACAGCGAGCGCTCGCGTCCGTCGACCCCGCCTATAGCGCGGCCGAGCTCGGCCTGGAGGTCAAAGCTCTCCTCGGCGCCCTCGCGCTCGATGTAGGCCATGTGCGCCGAGGTCTTCGAGGTGTGAGTCTTCGGCTTGGCAAAT includes these proteins:
- a CDS encoding MobA/MobL family protein, which gives rise to MKRAADRAAKDAKKRVQRAGKANMFRGLARNSKSSFEMAMGRSLSRHFGKMKSSSRPSIKMKAPDTGGRPFHFDHTAVSHKTIAIPPGASVPGEHTYGKRKKEFAKPKTHTSKTSAHMAYIEREGAEESFDLQAELGRAIGGVDGRERSLSEIQGYLEDEEKIAANAKPGAAASKVTEIAFSFGTEEMGETTEERMAFCDLVEEHPERANATLQHRFILELPHECSAVDRRHIMEEFTQKYRHDRVPFWVVLHAPVAGKNDSRNFHAHIVLLNRPAWKEAWPEGGKHHGRASKPDIVMWNFAASELVPKTRGKGEKKIYPLRQKVPSDYRDHFVGDERKRFAEVVNARMIASGVPVRYDARSYKDMGLEVEAMKSVKKMIEDKVRSGDRLRIDNDLTKRLVEHEIDKLTRERAAGFATAAELKRATQASLTALLKVEKEAQYLGRRGGLAKLASSAMKRAYRTAALRFAQAKERHVTKEVALAHERLELERLVKATDPDDIKALTATLRSRMKAAVAKDPKGAEARRLKEEIVSLDPHHTAYVHDAAKVELGDLVHRHSRIATRTLGAIRSALGAWREVAEGKSPSVLPKYTAAVLQQQAEAAQRAAQEPRPPQPPKFYPSSADEMIDAMFFKPHHQLALKVARQITGFIAELGAVKVPGKSKADVVREGVHGLIDAFKKGPLEAQAHMATAPEAYRQQAAAAKPATGVPKRAWTPPKEGFLRPEAPWAGRPDPVFSVPTGPVERGPRPPVKPIQEKPEPKAPITGPEAEMPPPAEAPKKRKKKQKERQKAILSRRTRDFDL